CCCTGTATTATAATTGTTTATTGGTAAAATGTTTGCTAAAGCATTAGTTAAGATTACTCCTACAAATAAGAGAAGGTTTACAATTGATAAAATTTTACTATTCTTCATTTTTATCTCCTTTTATTTTAAGTTTAACCTATCATGCAAGGATTTAAACTAAATATTTTTTATATAGTTTAAAATATTAAACTTTTCTATTGGAAGATTATTTCTAAGGTATAGAGGATGATGAGGATGACCTTTTTTTGATATTTTTCCTATTGAATAGATCTTATTGTCTTCTAAGATTTTACTTAAATCAAATAAACATCTTTTTAAATATTTTCTTTTTTCTATTAAGGTACCCCATGCAACCCAAATATCATAGGAGTTTCCCATAAGAAGTTCTGAAATAGCTTTTAAATTTTCTCTGTGGATTTTTAAGTCTATGTTTTTGTGTAATTTATTAGGGTCTGTTGCTCGCTGGGGATAAAGATTTATCATAATCCAGGAGTCATAACCTAAGGAGAGAGCTCTACTTTTAACAACTCTCAGTGTATTATCAAGTTTGTAAGGTGTCGCAGTACTTGGGTTAACCCCAATACAAACTAAAGGGTTTTTTCCTCTTTCTCCTAGGATATACCGGCTTTTATTGTTTAAGGTATTATTATATATCCAATTTCCCACTTTAAGTTACCTTCTTATAGATATCAATTTTAAAATCGCTCTCAATTTCCCATGTAGATTTAGATAGCATAAACTCTAAGGCATCTTCTGATATTTTCCATCCAAATGGTGTCATATCTAAAAGGTTACGAACTATATTTTTTTCAGTTATCTTCATTGTATAGGTAAGATTATCACTAGATATCTTTTCAAAGTTTTCTGACTCATCTGATTTATTTGAAAGGTTTAAGACTTCCTTATATATTATCTCTCTTAACTGATATAAATGCCTTTCCCCAGGTGTTACTGTTATTAGATACCCACCCTTTTTTATTACTCTATTTAACTCGGTT
Above is a genomic segment from Thiospirochaeta perfilievii containing:
- a CDS encoding DUF1643 domain-containing protein: MGNWIYNNTLNNKSRYILGERGKNPLVCIGVNPSTATPYKLDNTLRVVKSRALSLGYDSWIMINLYPQRATDPNKLHKNIDLKIHRENLKAISELLMGNSYDIWVAWGTLIEKRKYLKRCLFDLSKILEDNKIYSIGKISKKGHPHHPLYLRNNLPIEKFNILNYIKNI